One segment of Urocitellus parryii isolate mUroPar1 chromosome 5, mUroPar1.hap1, whole genome shotgun sequence DNA contains the following:
- the LOC113178208 gene encoding olfactory receptor 6C76-like: MKNHTSATEFILLGLTDDPKLNIFIFLFLLFTYILSIAGNLTIITLTLVDLHLKTPMYFFLRNFSFLEISFTTVSIPRYLVSIITGDKTISYSSCVAQVFFLILLGATEFFLLTAMSYDRYVAICKPLHYTIIMNSRICTLLVLGSWLTGFLTIFPPVIMGLQLDFCDSNIIDHFTCDSSPLFLISCTDTSLLELLAFILAILTLITTLTLVILSYVFIIKTILRIPSAEQRKKAFSTCSSHMIVVSISYGSCIFMYVKTSAKEGEALTKGIAVLNTSVAPMLNPFIYTLRNQQVKQSFKNFVKKCLSSKF; encoded by the coding sequence atgaaaaatcatacATCTGCAACTGAGTTCATTCTTCTGGGATTAACAGATGACCCAAagctaaatattttcatttttctctttctacttttcaCCTACATACTGAGCATTGCTGGAAACTTAACAATTATCACCCTCACTCTGGTAGACTTGCACCTAAAAAcacccatgtatttcttcctcagGAATTTCTCTTTCCTAGAAATCTCATTCACCACAGTTTCTATTCCTAGATACCTGGTCAGCATCATAACAGGGGATAAAACCATTTCCTACAGTTCTTGTGTGGCTCAGGTGTTTTTCCTCATACTGCTTGGTGCAacagaatttttccttttgaCTGCCATGTCCTATGACCGTTATGTGGCTATCTGCAAGCCACTGCACTACACAATAATAATGAACAGCAGGATCTGCACCCTGCTTGTCCTTGGTTCTTGGCTGACCGGCTTTCTCACCATCTTTCCACCTGTGATCATGGGACTACAACTGGATTTCTGTGACTCCAACATCATTGACCACTTCACCTGTGACTCTTCTCCTTTGTTCTTGATTTCCTGCACAGACACATCCCTCCTAGAGCTCTTGGCATTTATCCTGGCAATATTAACTCTGATTACAACCTTAACATTAGTGATTCTGTCCTATGTGTTCATCATTAAGACAATTCTGAGGATCCCCTCTGCTGAACAAAGGAAAAAGGCCTTTTCCACTTGCTCCTCACACATGATTGTTGTCTCCATTTCTTATGGAAGCTGCATTTTCATGTATGTCAAAACTTCAGCCAAAGAAGGAGAAGCGTTGACTAAGGGCATAGCTGTGCTCAATACCTCTGTTGCCCCAATGTTAAATCCTTTTATTTACACCCTAAGGAACCAGCAGGTCAAACAATCCTTTAAGAACTTTGTCAAGAAATGCTTGTCAagtaaattttaa